The proteins below come from a single Ictidomys tridecemlineatus isolate mIctTri1 chromosome 8, mIctTri1.hap1, whole genome shotgun sequence genomic window:
- the Znf184 gene encoding zinc finger protein 184 isoform X1 produces MSSPDDPLLNGECTLLPSASFRESVTFKDVVVDFTQEEWKQLDPIQRDLFRDVTLENYTHLVSIGLQVSKPDVISQLEQGTEPWTVEPLCPLGEGETRPEDSVPRPELGISEEELSSEVIVGTYRREDIWSSHVLESRESGCNIERQQANQQTPPSEVEVVKKIVPTREGGPATNELEKSIIVSSSLLAQQEISPGQASAKVSIKQNSHTVKKEKSCKCSECGKAFSYCSALIRHQRTHTGEKPYKCNECEKAFSRSENLINHQRIHTGDKPYKCDQCGKGFVEGPSLTQHQRIHTGEKPYKCDECGKAFSQRTHLVQHQRIHTGEKPYTCNDCGKAFSQRGHFMEHQKIHTGEKPFKCEECDKTFTRSTHLTQHQKIHTGEKTYKCNECGKAFNGPSTFIRHHMIHTGEKPYECNECGKAFSQHSNLTQHQKTHTGEKPYDCAECGKAFSYWSSLAQHLKIHTGEKPYKCSECGKAFSYCSSLTQHRRIHTREKPFECSECGKAFSYLSNLNQHQKTHTQEKAYECKECGKAFIRSSSLAKHERIHTGEKPYQCHECGKTFSYGSSLIQHRKIHTGERPYKCNECGRAFNQNIHLTQHKRIHTGVKPYACPACGKAFRHCSSLAQHQKTHTEEKPYQCNKCEKTFSQSSHLTQHQRIHTGEKPYKCSACDKAFSRSTHLTEHQNTHSGEKPYNCSECRKTFSQSTYLTQHQRIHSGEKPFGCSDCGKAFRYRSALTKHQRLHPGI; encoded by the exons ATGTCTTCTCCAGACGACCCCCTTCTCAATGGGGAATGTACCCTACTCCCATCAGCCAGTTTTCGG GAATCGGTGACCTTCAAGGATGTGGTAGTGGACTTTACCCAAGAAGAATGGAAACAGCTGGACCCTATACAGAGAGATTTGTTCAGGGATGTGACGCTGGAAAATTATACACATCTGGTCTCCATAG GACTCCAAGTTTCCAAACCTGATGTGATTTCCCAGCTAGAGCAAGGGACAGAGCCATGGACTGTGGAACCATTGTGTCCCCTTGGAG aaggGGAGACAAGACCTGAAGATAGTGTTCCCCGCCCAGAACTGGGCATCTCTGAAGAAGAGCTGTCTTCAGAGGTGATAGTGGGAACATACAGAAGGGAAGATATTTGGAGTTCCCATGTCTTGGAGTCTCGGGAATCTGGATGCAATATAGAGAGGCAGCAAGCAAACCAACAAACACCACCAAGTGAAGTAGAAGTGGTCAAAAAAATAGTACCCACCCGGGAGGGAGGCCCTGCCACGAACGAACTTGAAAAAAGCATCATTGTGAGTTCAAGCCTTTTAGCCCAACAGGAAATATCTCCAGGACAGGCTTCTGCTAAAGTAAGCATCAAACAGAATTCACACACAGTGAAAAAAGAGAAGTCCTGTAAGTGCAGTGAATGTGGTAAAGCTTTTAGCTACTGTTCTGCTCTTATCCGCCATCAGCGCacacatactggagaaaagccttacaaatgtaatgAATGTGAAAAGGCCTTCAGCCGGAGTGAAAACCTTATAAACcaccagagaattcacactggagataAGCCATACAAGTGCGATCAGTGTGGAAAAGGCTTCGTTGAGGGCCCCTCTCTTACTCAGCATCAGAGAATACACACCGGGGAAAAGCCCTATAAGTGTGACgagtgtgggaaggccttcagTCAGAGGACGCATCTTGTTCAGCATCAGAGGATCCACACGGGTGAGAAGCCTTACACCTGTAATGATTGTGGAAAGGCTTTTAGCCAGAGAGGTCATTTCATGGAACATCAGAAaattcacacaggagagaagccttTCAAATGTGAGGAGTGTGATAAGACTTTCACCAGGAGCACACACCTCACTCAACATCAGAAAATTCACACGGGAGAGAAAACCTACAAGTGTAATGAATGTGGCAAGGCCTTCAACGGGCCCTCGACCTTCATCCGTCACCACATGATTCACACGGGCGAGAAGCCCTATGAGTGCAACGAGTGTGGCAAGGCCTTCAGCCAGCACTCGAACCTCACCCAGCACCAGAAGACACACACCGGCGAGAAGCCCTACGACTGCGCCGAGTGCGGGAAGGCCTTCAGCTACTGGTCATCCCTGGCGCAGCATCTCAAGAtccacactggggagaagccctacaagtgcaGTGAGTGCGGAAAGGCCTTCAGTTACTGCTCGTCCCTTACGCAGCACCGCAGAATCCACACCAGAGAAAAGCCCTTTGAGTGTAGCGAGTGTGGAAAGGCTTTCAGTTACCTCTCCAACCTCAATCAGCATCAGAAAACTCACACCCAGGAGAAAGCCTATgagtgtaaggaatgtgggaaagccttcattCGGAGCTCATCTCTTGCCAAGCACGAAAGGATTCACACCGGGGAGAAACCCTATCAGTGTCACGAATGTGGGAAAACCTTCAGCTACGGCTCATCCCTCATCCAGCACAGGAAgatccacactggagagagaCCGTACAAGTGTAACGAATGTGGGAGAGCCTTCAACCAGAACATACACCTCACACAGCATAAGAGGATCCACACAGGAGTGAAGCCTTACGCGTGTCCCGCGTGTGGGAAGGCCTTTCGGCATTGCTCCTCTCTCGCACAGCACCAGAAAACTCACACGGAAGAAAAGCCCTACCAGTGCAATAAGTGTGAGAAGACGTTCAGCCAGAGCTCCCACCTGACTCAGCACCAGCgcattcacactggagagaagccctataagtGCAGTGCATGTGACAAAGCCTTCAGCCGCAGCACTCACCTGACAGAACACCAGAACACGCATTccggagagaagccttacaactGCAGCGAGTGCAGGAAGACCTTCAGCCAGAGCACTTACCTGACTCAGCATCAGAGAATACATTCAGGGGAGAAGCCTTTTGGCTGTAGCgactgtgggaaagccttcaggtATCGTTCAGCTCTCACCAAGCACCAGAGACTGCACCCTGGCATCTGA
- the Znf184 gene encoding zinc finger protein 184 isoform X2, whose protein sequence is MSSPDDPLLNGECTLLPSASFRESVTFKDVVVDFTQEEWKQLDPIQRDLFRDVTLENYTHLVSIGLQVSKPDVISQLEQGTEPWTVEPLCPLGGETRPEDSVPRPELGISEEELSSEVIVGTYRREDIWSSHVLESRESGCNIERQQANQQTPPSEVEVVKKIVPTREGGPATNELEKSIIVSSSLLAQQEISPGQASAKVSIKQNSHTVKKEKSCKCSECGKAFSYCSALIRHQRTHTGEKPYKCNECEKAFSRSENLINHQRIHTGDKPYKCDQCGKGFVEGPSLTQHQRIHTGEKPYKCDECGKAFSQRTHLVQHQRIHTGEKPYTCNDCGKAFSQRGHFMEHQKIHTGEKPFKCEECDKTFTRSTHLTQHQKIHTGEKTYKCNECGKAFNGPSTFIRHHMIHTGEKPYECNECGKAFSQHSNLTQHQKTHTGEKPYDCAECGKAFSYWSSLAQHLKIHTGEKPYKCSECGKAFSYCSSLTQHRRIHTREKPFECSECGKAFSYLSNLNQHQKTHTQEKAYECKECGKAFIRSSSLAKHERIHTGEKPYQCHECGKTFSYGSSLIQHRKIHTGERPYKCNECGRAFNQNIHLTQHKRIHTGVKPYACPACGKAFRHCSSLAQHQKTHTEEKPYQCNKCEKTFSQSSHLTQHQRIHTGEKPYKCSACDKAFSRSTHLTEHQNTHSGEKPYNCSECRKTFSQSTYLTQHQRIHSGEKPFGCSDCGKAFRYRSALTKHQRLHPGI, encoded by the exons ATGTCTTCTCCAGACGACCCCCTTCTCAATGGGGAATGTACCCTACTCCCATCAGCCAGTTTTCGG GAATCGGTGACCTTCAAGGATGTGGTAGTGGACTTTACCCAAGAAGAATGGAAACAGCTGGACCCTATACAGAGAGATTTGTTCAGGGATGTGACGCTGGAAAATTATACACATCTGGTCTCCATAG GACTCCAAGTTTCCAAACCTGATGTGATTTCCCAGCTAGAGCAAGGGACAGAGCCATGGACTGTGGAACCATTGTGTCCCCTTGGAG gGGAGACAAGACCTGAAGATAGTGTTCCCCGCCCAGAACTGGGCATCTCTGAAGAAGAGCTGTCTTCAGAGGTGATAGTGGGAACATACAGAAGGGAAGATATTTGGAGTTCCCATGTCTTGGAGTCTCGGGAATCTGGATGCAATATAGAGAGGCAGCAAGCAAACCAACAAACACCACCAAGTGAAGTAGAAGTGGTCAAAAAAATAGTACCCACCCGGGAGGGAGGCCCTGCCACGAACGAACTTGAAAAAAGCATCATTGTGAGTTCAAGCCTTTTAGCCCAACAGGAAATATCTCCAGGACAGGCTTCTGCTAAAGTAAGCATCAAACAGAATTCACACACAGTGAAAAAAGAGAAGTCCTGTAAGTGCAGTGAATGTGGTAAAGCTTTTAGCTACTGTTCTGCTCTTATCCGCCATCAGCGCacacatactggagaaaagccttacaaatgtaatgAATGTGAAAAGGCCTTCAGCCGGAGTGAAAACCTTATAAACcaccagagaattcacactggagataAGCCATACAAGTGCGATCAGTGTGGAAAAGGCTTCGTTGAGGGCCCCTCTCTTACTCAGCATCAGAGAATACACACCGGGGAAAAGCCCTATAAGTGTGACgagtgtgggaaggccttcagTCAGAGGACGCATCTTGTTCAGCATCAGAGGATCCACACGGGTGAGAAGCCTTACACCTGTAATGATTGTGGAAAGGCTTTTAGCCAGAGAGGTCATTTCATGGAACATCAGAAaattcacacaggagagaagccttTCAAATGTGAGGAGTGTGATAAGACTTTCACCAGGAGCACACACCTCACTCAACATCAGAAAATTCACACGGGAGAGAAAACCTACAAGTGTAATGAATGTGGCAAGGCCTTCAACGGGCCCTCGACCTTCATCCGTCACCACATGATTCACACGGGCGAGAAGCCCTATGAGTGCAACGAGTGTGGCAAGGCCTTCAGCCAGCACTCGAACCTCACCCAGCACCAGAAGACACACACCGGCGAGAAGCCCTACGACTGCGCCGAGTGCGGGAAGGCCTTCAGCTACTGGTCATCCCTGGCGCAGCATCTCAAGAtccacactggggagaagccctacaagtgcaGTGAGTGCGGAAAGGCCTTCAGTTACTGCTCGTCCCTTACGCAGCACCGCAGAATCCACACCAGAGAAAAGCCCTTTGAGTGTAGCGAGTGTGGAAAGGCTTTCAGTTACCTCTCCAACCTCAATCAGCATCAGAAAACTCACACCCAGGAGAAAGCCTATgagtgtaaggaatgtgggaaagccttcattCGGAGCTCATCTCTTGCCAAGCACGAAAGGATTCACACCGGGGAGAAACCCTATCAGTGTCACGAATGTGGGAAAACCTTCAGCTACGGCTCATCCCTCATCCAGCACAGGAAgatccacactggagagagaCCGTACAAGTGTAACGAATGTGGGAGAGCCTTCAACCAGAACATACACCTCACACAGCATAAGAGGATCCACACAGGAGTGAAGCCTTACGCGTGTCCCGCGTGTGGGAAGGCCTTTCGGCATTGCTCCTCTCTCGCACAGCACCAGAAAACTCACACGGAAGAAAAGCCCTACCAGTGCAATAAGTGTGAGAAGACGTTCAGCCAGAGCTCCCACCTGACTCAGCACCAGCgcattcacactggagagaagccctataagtGCAGTGCATGTGACAAAGCCTTCAGCCGCAGCACTCACCTGACAGAACACCAGAACACGCATTccggagagaagccttacaactGCAGCGAGTGCAGGAAGACCTTCAGCCAGAGCACTTACCTGACTCAGCATCAGAGAATACATTCAGGGGAGAAGCCTTTTGGCTGTAGCgactgtgggaaagccttcaggtATCGTTCAGCTCTCACCAAGCACCAGAGACTGCACCCTGGCATCTGA